The genomic interval GGGGTAATGGTTGTAAATAGAACTTTCAATTACACCAACTTCAAGGGCTATTTCAAGCACTGAGACTATACCAAATCATTTTTCTGAGAATAATTCAAGTGAAACATCGAATATTCTTTCCTTGGTTGGTTTTAAGGCTTTCCAGTATTCTGATTTTTTATGATGATCATTCTTTAACAGATATTTGTATTTAAATTTAATTTGGTGGAAATCTGGTATGAATCTGGGAGAAATCTCGGAAAAATAATTTATAAATTATCTGTGATATGTTTAATCAACAAGACTAGAGGAGGTGAACTAATATGTTGAAAAAATCAGCTTTGCTATGTTCTCTAGTTGTGTTGGTTAGTATAGTGTCTGTATTTGCAGCTAGCAGTGACACACCACTAAACACACAAACTAAAACTCAATTAAAAACACAAGACCGAAATTGCACAGGGGAATGCAGTTCTATTGGAAATCAAATCCAGACACAAACACAAAACAGGGATCAAAAACAAGTTCAAACACAAAATAGGGATCAAATACAAGTAAAAACACAAAATAAGGATCAAATCCAAATACAAACACAAAACCAGGATCAAACTCAGACTAGAAGTCAGAATCAAGCCCGTGATGGTACTGGAGATCAAATTCAAAATCAGAACCAGTACCAAAATAAATATGCAAACTCAAACAAAACATAAACTTGGAAAAAGGTTTTGTTTTGAATTTAGAGTATGAAGTATTAATAGATATTCTATACTCTTTTTTTTATTTTAATTTTTTATTTAATTAGTGTTACATAGCATATTCAATAATTATTGTCTATTTTGATATTGTTGTTGATTTTGTTGGTTTCCTTGTTGATTACTGTTTTGATTTTGATTTTGTTGAACAATTTCTCGATTATTGTTATGATTTTGTTGGTTTCCTTGTTGATTACCGTTTTGATTGTGTTGTTGATTTTGTTTCTGGGACTGATTTTGGTCACAGTTCTGATTATTATATTGGTTTTGTTTCTGAATTTGTTCTTGTTTTTGTATTTGGTTTGATATTTGACCTGCGAATACTGGAATGGAGCATATAATAACAACGGCAGTAATTATAAGAACAATCTTCTTGAGATTATCCATTATCTCACCTTTATGTTGGTTAAATATAATATATCTGAAGATCATATAAATAATTATACCCAGATTTTACCCATAACTCAACTTTTTTTTTATCCTAAGGTTATCCAGATCAGTACTAATAGTGCGAAAAATTCTATAAAATTTATAAAGAAGAAGGGAATTCCAATTTCCATGTTCCTGAAGCTACTGAATGTTAACAGTAAAGATGTGAATATTATGTTCTGGAATAGTAATAATAATGCGAATAAAACTAGGCCCAGAGTAAATTTGGTTCTAAACTTCCGATAACTATCCACATATACGTATAGTAAAATAATTAAAAGTAATATAATAGCAATACCTATAATAATATCTATACTTATAATTTGACTGTTTGTAGGCTGCAGTATTGACCATATCCCTCCATTTATTGTTCCATTTAGATCTGCCATTTAATCACCTCTTCAGAATCTTCAGAATATATTTATTATATCTTTATTTACTCTATCTCCAATTTTTTTGCAATTTCCAGGAATAAAGAGTATTCTTCTTCCAGATCATCTGATAAAAAGAATAAAGCCCCATATTTCTTCCCTGAAGATTTAACAATAAATTTATGGTCTTCTAATACTTTAATATGGTATTCAACGGTTTTATAATCCAGATCGAGTTCTTCGGAAAGTTGATTTACATTATAAGGTCTCTCATTAAGTTTTTTAATTATTCTAGCCCTATTAGCTCCCCCTCTACTCCCTGCAATCAAATACCATATAATCCTCTTCATAAAAAATCACTGATTATAAAATTGAAAAATACCAATTTTATTTATAAATAAAAACCCATTTATTATAAAGATTTTTTTAATTTAGGGGGCTGTAAAGCTATTGGGGTTGATGGATATTTGCAAACAATTTTTGCCTTAAATTGTCTTTGTTTGGTGAAAGAGCCATAATAAACGAATTTCAAATTTTGATGAACACTCCAACACCCCTAAACGGTACAGTCCCAATAAAAACAAATACTAAAAAAATATAAATATATACAGGTTTTTAAATTGACTGGAGCCAAAATACTTCTGGTGGAAGATGAAAGTATTGAAGCCATGGATATAAGGCGTACCCTGGAATCTTTAGGATATACGGTGCCATATGTTGCTTCTCGAGGGGAAGAAGCCGTAGAAAAAGCTTCCGAAATCAGGCCTGATCTCATTTTAATGGATATAGTTCTAAAAGGACAGACTAATGGTATTGAGGCAGCAAAAAAAATAAAAGAAATTAATATTCCTCTTATTTTCTTAACAGCTCATTCTGAAGAGTCAACAATTGAAAAAGCCAAACTTACAGAGCCATATGGGTACTTGATAAAACCATACGATGCTACTGAACTTAAATATGCTATTGAACTTGCAATTTATAAAAATAAAATGGAAAAAGAATTAAAAGACAGTGAAGAGAAATACAGGAGACTCACTGAGAATTCACAGGATGTTATTTATCAGATGTCCCTGCCAGATGGTCAATACCAATACGTAAATCCTGCCGCAGAAAAATTATTCGAAACACCACTTGATATTTTTTATAAGAAACCTGGTTTTATCTGGGATTTAATCCACCCTGATTTTCATGAATATTTTAGAAAAAACTTGGAAAAATTGTTAAAAGGGGATGTGTCTCCATTCTACGAATATAAAATCATAACTAAATCCGGTAAAGAGAAATGGCTTAACCAACGCAACACACTAATCACCAACGAAAAAGGGAATCCCATAGCGATTCAAGGAATCATAACTGATGTAACATATAATAAAAATTTGGAAGAGGCATTAAAAGAGCGTGAAAGAGAATTAAAACTTAAATTGGACAATATTCTATCTCCGGATTACAAGGTTGAAGAAGAGGACTTAAAAAACATCATCAATACACAAGAAATACAGTCATTAATGAACCACTTTTTTGCCCTAACCAAAATAGGTATTGCGATTTTAGATTTGGAGGGTAATGTTCTTGTTGCCACTGGCTGGCAGGACATATGTACAAAATTCCATCGAGTTAACCAACATAGCTGCAAGAACTGCTTAGAAAGCGATCTTTATTTAACACAGGATTTAAAACCAGGCGAATACCGAATTTACAAGTGCAAAAATAACATGTGGGATATGGTAACTCCTATAATGCTCGGAGAAAATCATGCAGGAAACCTTTTCCTGGGACAATTCTTCTTTGAAGATGAAAAAATAGATTATGAACTGTTTGAAGCCCAGGCAGATAAATTCGGATTTGACAAAGAAAAATATCTGGCAGCCCTAGAGCAGGTTCCGAGGTGGAGTCGCAAGAAAGTGGAAACTGTAATGCAGTTTTACAGTGAATTTGCCCAGATGATCTCAAAAATGAGCTACAGCAACCTGAAACTGGCAAAATCACTCCATGATTTAAAAGTTACAGAGAAGGCACGCAAAAAGAGTGAACAAAACTACCGAAATTTGGTTGATAACTCCTTGGTGGGAATATTTAAGACTAACTTGCAGGGGGAAATCTTATTTGCCAATGAGGCCATTGCCAGGATTTTCCATTACCCAAATGTAGAGGAGCTCAAGCAACAAAACATCATAAATTTTTATAAGAACCCGGATGACAGACTTGAACTTATTCATTTACTTGAAAAAAAGGGAAACATCACTAATTACGAGTTGGAAGCCCTTTCCAAGACGGGTAGAACTGTTCATTTAATGGGAAGTGTCAAACTTGAAGGCAATGTGCTATCCGGCATGTTTATGGACATAACTGCACGCAAAAAGGCTGAAAAAGCCATGTTACAGAGTGAAAGGAAATATAAAACTCTGTTTGAATCCAATCCAGTTTATACCATAATTACCAGTGAAGATGGTGAAGTACTGGATTATAATAAGACTGCCGAGCAAATTATTGGCAAACCTAAGGTTGAACTGGTGGGAAAACACTT from Methanobacteriaceae archaeon carries:
- a CDS encoding PAS domain S-box protein — its product is MTGAKILLVEDESIEAMDIRRTLESLGYTVPYVASRGEEAVEKASEIRPDLILMDIVLKGQTNGIEAAKKIKEINIPLIFLTAHSEESTIEKAKLTEPYGYLIKPYDATELKYAIELAIYKNKMEKELKDSEEKYRRLTENSQDVIYQMSLPDGQYQYVNPAAEKLFETPLDIFYKKPGFIWDLIHPDFHEYFRKNLEKLLKGDVSPFYEYKIITKSGKEKWLNQRNTLITNEKGNPIAIQGIITDVTYNKNLEEALKERERELKLKLDNILSPDYKVEEEDLKNIINTQEIQSLMNHFFALTKIGIAILDLEGNVLVATGWQDICTKFHRVNQHSCKNCLESDLYLTQDLKPGEYRIYKCKNNMWDMVTPIMLGENHAGNLFLGQFFFEDEKIDYELFEAQADKFGFDKEKYLAALEQVPRWSRKKVETVMQFYSEFAQMISKMSYSNLKLAKSLHDLKVTEKARKKSEQNYRNLVDNSLVGIFKTNLQGEILFANEAIARIFHYPNVEELKQQNIINFYKNPDDRLELIHLLEKKGNITNYELEALSKTGRTVHLMGSVKLEGNVLSGMFMDITARKKAEKAMLQSERKYKTLFESNPVYTIITSEDGEVLDYNKTAEQIIGKPKVELVGKHFSKLDIFPEEDLALHKEKFLHLVKYKTVDPYESRIFDKNGNIRWGETSLTIIKEDKDSNYILVIFNDITERKKADNKIIKSLEEKEVLLREIHHRVKNNMQIISSLLNLQIHFEDSEKTVRVLKESQGRVKSMAMIHEKLYQSPSLTSINFKEYVEKLVHEIFYSYGIKKTSIKPVLDIEDINLNIETAIPLGLIINELVTNSVKYAFPKDEGTIKIQLKKLPEYSVLSIADNGIGLPKDFDIKNTKTIGLQLINSLIKQLDGEIELNLENGTEFKITFKEVSYKKRL
- a CDS encoding winged helix-turn-helix transcriptional regulator, with amino-acid sequence MKRIIWYLIAGSRGGANRARIIKKLNERPYNVNQLSEELDLDYKTVEYHIKVLEDHKFIVKSSGKKYGALFFLSDDLEEEYSLFLEIAKKLEIE